The Gemmatimonadota bacterium genome has a segment encoding these proteins:
- a CDS encoding NAD(P)-dependent oxidoreductase yields the protein MRIGFAGLGAIGVPMAARLAEVYEVKVWNRTEARAAEFVAAHPLANQAHTLRELADGVDAIVTCLPTSADVATLFDGPDGLLATLPAGALVVDCTSGDPATSRLIAARLHERGIGFVDAPLSGGPPMAIKGALTVMCGGSPADVARAEKVVAPFAAKVIHLGPVGAGHAVKAVNNALLAINILALAEGMVTLAKAGLSPAAVLDVINASSGRSFVSEVLVPERVLSGSFPRLFRLALLEKDIGIAHDLAQELGIPDPVIRTARERARVLRSELGESADYLDPFRNAERRAGVELRA from the coding sequence ATGCGGATCGGCTTTGCCGGCCTCGGCGCCATCGGAGTCCCGATGGCTGCACGACTGGCTGAGGTCTACGAAGTAAAGGTCTGGAACCGGACGGAGGCCCGTGCGGCCGAATTCGTTGCGGCTCACCCGCTCGCGAATCAGGCCCATACTCTGCGAGAACTTGCCGATGGCGTCGACGCCATCGTGACCTGCCTGCCGACTTCGGCGGACGTCGCAACCCTGTTCGACGGACCCGATGGCCTGCTCGCGACCCTCCCCGCCGGCGCCCTCGTTGTCGACTGCACGTCGGGCGATCCGGCGACTTCGCGGCTGATCGCCGCACGGCTGCACGAGCGCGGCATTGGCTTTGTCGATGCGCCGCTCAGCGGCGGTCCGCCGATGGCGATCAAGGGCGCTCTCACGGTGATGTGCGGTGGCTCGCCGGCAGACGTTGCGCGGGCCGAGAAGGTGGTAGCTCCCTTCGCCGCCAAGGTGATCCACCTCGGCCCGGTCGGGGCAGGGCACGCCGTCAAGGCGGTCAACAACGCCCTCCTTGCCATCAACATCCTGGCACTCGCGGAGGGGATGGTCACCCTCGCCAAGGCGGGTCTGTCGCCGGCGGCGGTGCTGGACGTGATCAATGCATCGAGCGGCCGGTCATTCGTCAGTGAGGTCCTCGTGCCGGAGCGGGTGCTCAGCGGCAGCTTTCCACGGCTCTTCCGGCTCGCGCTGCTCGAGAAGGACATCGGCATCGCCCATGATCTGGCACAGGAACTCGGCATCCCCGACCCGGTGATTCGCACCGCCCGTGAGCGCGCCCGGGTCCTGCGGAGTGAACTGGGCGAAAGCGCCGACTATCTCGACCCCTTCCGCAATGCCGAACGTCGTGCGGGCGTGGAACTCCGCGCATGA